The nucleotide sequence ATGTACCACAGTGCAATTTGGCGGATCGCAATGTAGCCAAAGACCACGACGATCACCGTTACTTCAAATGGGAACGGTGTGTAGTTCGTTAACAGCCTATAGAAGACTGCTTCCAAAGTCACAACCCGAGCCTCAAAGGCTCGAAGCAGGGTAAAAAGTCGACTGCTTTCCAGCGACGAAGTCAACGTCGACGACGGGATATCAGCGACCCGCTGGGGGAGCATGCAGAGAAGCTAAGCGCAATGTCTGTATGCCGCGGAAGAGCTAGACGATGGCATCGGGAATGCAGTGGCGTAGTGCGGATtaggaaaggaagaggaaaagagcgagcagaaaggagagagaccgcACGAGCAACGGAAAAGGAGGGGTTCCCCGTGCCacacgaaaagggaaagaacaCCGAAGCGGGCAAGCAACTCGTGGTTGGCGGTGAGAGTGACAGCGTTTCAACGGTGATGGGTGCAGGAAGGGCGCGGTGCGTGCTCCTACGTAGTtggcgaagaggaaggaaagggggaggaggagggaactggcaaagagagacgcacgtGGTATGCTCTTGGGGGGTGTGATGGGGACGAGTTAGTGGGCGGAAACCGCACAGAGTTGCACTGGTGCTAGACAAGGCCTCACGGACACCACCGCTTCTCACGCCAGACATGTACAGGAAgacgagggaaagaaaacTACGCACACTATGTACACCCCACCTCAGGTTGCGCAGACATGTATGCCGGAGACAAACACATCCACGGTACGAGAGTTCTTGTGGGCGAGAAGAACCAACCTCTCGGCCAGCATCACTCTACGTGGTGCTCCGCAAAGAGTGTCACCTACAGTCTCTCAGCCATCGAGAACGAACAGGTGAAGTGCGGCACGCACTAAAGATGTGACGTGCGACGTTCTATGCGGTGAACTCATTCAATTCTGTTGAGTTCGTTTCGATGCGTTGCGTGAAACCTGAAAGTCGCCAAGCAGAAAAACGCCAACACACCTCGGTGCATCGCctacaggcacacacacacacacacacacatacaggaAGTGGAACACGCACAGCCTGCTCGACGGAGTCGGCGTCGACCCCTCGGCGAGAGTAGAGCGCAACTCCACGAAACACGTGAAAAGACaatagaaaaaaaagactTTACATGACATTGGCGGCATAAAGGAGAGTGAGGTggggagtggaggggagCGGTtcacacatccacacccactcctacacacacacacacataagtgcacagagagaaacagaggcgAAAAGTTCCAGAAAAAGCCTCCAAGAACAGACACAAACAACATTTtaaccaaaaaaaaagcgagagtGGTACATGCATGGATACATAAGATAGTGTACAGTAGCGGCATTCTGCACACCATGGAGGGAGACACAAGGAGAGAATGGGTGAGAGAAATTCGCACAGGTAGCGACGTACTGCGTGAAAcacggaagagagaagaaagcgaaacAAAGCATGACTCAGCTTTCACTTTGCTTTCGATAAAAgtggggaaaaaaaggaactCTTGATGTATTGCTCGACTTCTGCCATTCTACATCCTcaggtgtgtgcgtctgcatGTGGATCCCATAGCGATAGAATCAGCCCCAGGGCCTGCACACGGACATGTTCGGTCGGtcgaacagagagagggagccaagaaggaaaaaaaaacaaaagagaaagtaGACAGCTTTACATTTTGGCGATGGCAAGCATCACCATAGAAAATTGGGCGTAGTTCATTGTGTCGGCGGCAACGGGGCTCTTTTGCTGTATCGTGCACTGGCCATCCATGCCTGTGGAGCCTCGCATTACCTGAAGAAAGGGTAACAGGAAGCGCTGAACTCGAGAGCGGTTGATAGGGACACCGCAGCTATCCAGAGGACAGATTAGCCGGGAAGGTGAGTAATGACGCCATTtcacggcgccgccgttccACTCCTCAAGTAGAAGATCCATCAAGGCTGACACCGGGAGAGCGTTGTGTTGccgtgcggcggcgcacagcGCCTTGAAGAGCGGGTACATGGTGTCATCACTGACCTTAACGCCGGCGACCTTCGCCcgcgcagcgatgcacggCGGCATAGGCGCCGCTGGCCCCGCTGCATCCCTTGAAAAGAGCACCAATGCCCCCTGGACACTTTCTTTCGGACACATTACAGCCTGTTTCGATGAGTCCGGCTGCACAACCAGAGCATTGGTCTGCATGCTGCTCGTAGAAactgcctccgccgccgcggcctcGTTGCCCACTGCTTCCTCGCTGTCATCAGGAAAAGACAGCGTCATGAGGCCGGCGGTCGACTccagcgcggcagctgcgttgCGAATCACCTCGAGGATCTCGCGGCACCACGAGGTGAAGGGAATGCTAGTGAAGATGGTTtccgcggcgcaggtgggcgcagtggcgcacTTGGGATTCTTGAAACCCAACGTGGATTTGTTGTTCCCAAGCTCTTTCACCGCTACCGTCACCTTCCACACCAGcccactgctgcgcacaAACCGCTCCGTTGTTTCCATGACGACTTGACACACTAGAAAGAGGGCGCGCCGGTAGCGCAGCTGAAAGATGGCTCGGGCCTCGTCGACGCTCATTTCATCCTTGACGTCGTCGACACTCTCCGTATCACTGCCTTCGTAGAGAAGCTccacacacggagagaggagatcGACAGGGTCCAACTCCAGGAATACCGCATGCACTTGGTGCGCTTCGGCGCACACAAGCCCTTGCAGCACCCATCGCCGCAGTCGCTCCGCTCCTGGGCAAGCGTACACCACGCCCCAGGACTTGCCACCCGCCTCGTCATACGCTTCACCCTTCGGCAGAAACGAGGTCACCTCGTTGTTGACAAAGAGCGTCGACACCTCACGACGCGAGGACAGCAGTAGCAGTCGCGCACACGGCGCAGTCTGCGATGCGAGCGACAGGAGCGGGTGGGTGCTCTTGTGGAAAAGGACGTTGGAGCTACATGTCTTGGATTCCGCCACCCGCGTCACCAGGAAGTCGGTCGCATCCATCTCGCCTTCGCGCCACGCCCGCAGCACGGCAGAGGTACCCTGAACCACGTCGATACGCCTCCGTAGGCGGGATCCTTCTTGCGTGTAGTGGTACGCCCATGGGTCCCGTGCCTCTACCACGCAGGGTCCCCGCGCAACAGACCCGGTGGCCACTTCGGCAGCATCGCAGCTCACCACATCCCTACTAGGAATACCTTTGAATTCCACGCCAGTCTCCTCGGGGCTGAAACGCTCGAGGACGCGCGCCAAGGTCGAACACAGCGTCGACAGTGGCGAGGCCGTGCGTACTTcacgcgccactgcctctgGCACCATGGTGTGGCTAGACGCCGATTCAGCAGACGAGACGCCGGAGAGCGGCGGGTTGCACACGCGAGCGGCCGCCGTATTGTTGCGCCACTCCTTACAGTACTGAATGCTACGCTGGAGCTCCCCGTAGTACGCGACCGACGAGGTGAGCACCGCTACCAGCCTGTAGCGCGGCGCCCCAGCCTTGTTGAGGCCGCTCATCTCCTGTTGAGAGACAATGTTGCGAAAGACGAGACGGAAAAGCGCCTCAGGACGGTCATTGCGGTGGGCCTGGCCGTTGGCCGCCTCAGCGGGAAGCCGGTAAACGACGAAGGTATACTCTGGCAGAAGCGGGTGATTCGCCACGCCGCTCGTCGAGTCCATGGAACGTGCGAAAACCTGCTCGTACGACGCGGCGATGCAGGCCCCCGAGTCGCCGCAGCTGGGCGGTGCCGCCACGATCACTAGTCGCTCCTCTGAGTGAGCCACCACACCATactgaaggagctgcagttGCCGTGGCGACAGGGCATCGCGAAGCAGGGGGTGAATGGCGTAAATGCGGTGAAGTGGGTGATGGAAAGGAATGGCGAATTCCTCGATAATGAGGTCAAAGCGCAGATCCAGCTGCGCAAGGTCGTGAAGCACAACGTTTGCTGAGCCCGGCCTGGATGCCTCCTCTGCCGGGACCCACGAGAAGGAGCTTAGAGGCGCGATGGAGTGCTGCACCGATTCCATTTCCCCTTTGTGGTATACGTGTAGGTGTGTAAGTAGTGTTGCGCGAAGtacagctggagaaggagagcgcgtCAGAAGAGGGAGTAACAGTGCGCGTTATGCCACACACTAGGAAGGCGGCTTAGGGAGTTCTCCGTACCGAGTGCAGAGACTTGCTCCTCAAACAAACGCAGCTGTACGAGGACCGCAGGAAACAGATAGAGAACTACAAGAAGCTCGGAAGGAGCACCTTCTCAGAAATGAGGCggagccccctctcctctgcttccGCCTGCAGAGAGCGTACATTGAATGCAGGCATTCCTAGACTGATACAGAGCACAATTAGGCGACATGCTGATTGAGCAGCTGCCAAGGAGGGTTTTTTCGACCGTAGCAGGAAACCGCTTTGCGGAAATTGTACACGGCGTATGCTAGGTCTTTTCTCCCTCGAGGAACTTGCCAGGTGCCagcaagagagcgaaggggcATTGACaacgcacagcacagcaTTTTAACGATAGTTTCGATAGACATCCTCAACATGTCTTCTTTCACTTTGCCAACGcacccactctctctttctctcacacacacaggagaggaggagatacAAAAGGGGAAACCAGTCATACAGGAGATGAAAAACAATAGAAGAACGCACAAGACTACAGACACGACGTACGTCATGAACACACTTTCAGACTCGAGTCGTTAGTAGTGCCagccccttccctttcctccctggGTGCCTCTCGCTCTGGCCATGTTCCACCTAGGATGCGCTCGTGTTGAAGATGTCAAAGGCGGCCTTGTAGAATATGTCCACGTTTCGGTCAATCAACGCGCGGTTCTCGAGGTGTGTCTGCTTCATCATGAGCACCAACGTTAAGGAGCTCGGCAATTCGCGGACGTAGATGCAGTCTTCGCTGCTTAGCTGTATCACTGCATTCGCGCCGCGGTACAAGTCAGACACGTCAGAGGCGTATCCGTCTGCGCTGCCATAAGTCAAGACAGTGGTGGCGTCATTGGCAGGCGAGGCAGCCAAAGTGTGTCCCGAGTCCGCCGAGGCATCTTTCGcgcctgcggcggcgctgtctcCTGCACGGGTGTAAATGCGACTCATCTTCACTACGACTTCAATGGCATCGCTGCAAAGGTCATAGGTTCGAGACTTGAGGCGGTTGCGCTCGTCCACTGCGACGTATATTTTGGAGTGGCTAAGGAAGAGATAGGAGAGGTCGATATTGCTGTTCGAGTTGAGCATCTGCAGGAGCTCTGTGATATACGGCATTTTGCACTTGATGAGCTTCTGCACCACCAGCGAGAAGGCCTGGAAGACGGAGTGGTCGTAGATGGAGGTGAGATTGAAGTTCAGACGTAGCGGCTGCACATTCTCCAGTAACTGCTtagcttcctcctccacacgccgctgcaggcTCGCCAGCAGGTCGGCCTGGTGGTCTTCACTCAGAGCGTCGACTTTGTGAATAAACACCTCAATGCACAACTCAGGATTGTACCGGTATGCAGCGTTGATTGTGTCGAGCAGCCGCGCACGGGCGTCGTCGATGAGTTCGCGGCAGTCCAGCACATACACAATTGCGCCACAGTTTTCGAGAAGCTGATTCACGTCATAGCGGCTGGCGTTGCTGGGATCGAATGGGTCATTCTGGCCGGGAAAGTCCCACACCTCAAAATTCACGAAGTCGTTCGAGTGCACGGTGCTCTTCTCTGGCTGCACGGTGGTTGCCAAAGTAGCCGAGTCGTGCGGTTGCATACCTTCAAAGACGACCTTTTGGATGCTACTTTTACCTGACTTTCGGAGCCCCATAAGCAGCACCTTGGGTAAGGCAAGCATATCGTTGGACATGGCGCTTCACCATAGCGCAGCCGGCgcggagaaagaaagagaagaacaaggCAGCTCGAGCGAAGAGTGAGGCGGATCTAGGAGATACCCATAACGAAGCACTCCCGCCTGGAGAGACTTGGgaagccacacacacacaaaaaaatgAATCTTTCCAACTATACTCAGTCTCCCCtcagaaaagagggaggcaagAAGGAGGCGGGTACACTCCTGCTGCCGTGGTCGTGTGAAAAGGCGAatgggagagaaagagagagagagagaggaagcatGACCtcagaaaagagagatggGGCCAGCCACGCACATGAAAGTACGGAGAAgcgctttttcctctctAGTGTGAGACGGACGAGGAAAGCAGACTGGGTTTAGGTGCAGCTTCACCGCACCGCATTCTACGTGCAGGCCTCCCAGTTAGCGATTTTTCATTTCTTGTTCGtctcgttttctctcatCTGATGTTGAAGCAGCAGGGGGTTCGCGTCGGTGCACTTTCCTCGCCGAGCAACAGAGACGAGCTCCTgttcttcctttctctttcgtaTTCGGTGTCCTCCACTTCTCTAGTACGCTGTGAGTGTTGTTTTTGCACTTCTGTCAGTTCTTATGTGTGCACGGAAGGTGTGATGTCTCCTCAACGCTGCAGTCCACCGCGCTACCTCCACTTCACGTCCACACGCCTCGgaaacacgcacgcaccacgTTTACTGTCCCCAGGAGAACAGAGAGTTCCGTGATGAGTGctccacacgcgcgccagcAAGGACAGAAATGAGCGCACAGCAACACCGACACGCCCATACAAAAGTCTTCACAGGCACTCGATGAAGTGCTGTAGCTGCGCCGTCTGTCCTTGCACCACGCGACTGAGCAACGGCCAACGCACCTCGCTGAGGTCCTTCACGAAGCTTCGCAGTGTGCGAACGAGACGCTCCATCGAGTGTCGCACCCCAGAGACCACCTCGGCTGTGTACAAAATACGAGGTGCATTTCTCGCGTTTTGGATAAAATCCTGCACCGTGAAGGCGTACGCCATCAAGGCGAGCTGCACAGTCTCCAGGTGCACTGTCTGAACATCTGTCGCGATGTCGATCTGACCATCAGCTGTGAAAGAGTCATCAACGTCTGTAGCGGTGTCAGCGTCGCCGGCAAGCGGTCTCTTGCTGGAGGATCGCGTCACACTTGACTCCCGCGATGCAAAACTTGTGAGCCCCATATTCGAGGAGCGCTCGAGTCCAATGCCGCCAGTAGGGGCAGAAGTGGCGGCGACTTTCCGAAGAATCTGCAGCTCCCACAAGGTGAACTGGCGCAAGAGGTCTAAGGAGTATACGAGCGAGATGGCTGtggaagcagcggcgacgtcgtcgtTGGAGAGGCTGGGCGCGCTCGCCAGCTCCACCGTCTGCCCGAGTAACTCTAGCGGAAACACAAAGGATGCCAGTGTGGCGCCGTCACGCGGAACGGCGTACGATGGCTGCTTCAACAGGATCGTGAGttcgctgcgcagcacatAAGACTGAGCGATCGTGATACGCTTTCCCTCACTAATCGCCACCTCGGCACTCGGCAGCGAGGACACACACTGCTGTTGTAAGTGAGGTTGCCGGAGGAACACAAAGCCTGCCTGGACACACGGTGTGAGCTTTTCAAGAAGGACGTTCTGCACCGCTAGCACCGCCACAAGTCGCGTGCACCAGTCCACTTCCTCTACCTCCCACAGGAGTAGTCTGCACCGGTCGGCTCCCCGTACACCGGCAAACGCGCtaagagcagcagcaaaccgTGGGCTGCTtagcagcgctgctttcAGTGATGGCACCCAGCCTGACGCGATTGCGCTGTATTGCCCTCGCACGGACATGATCGTACACCAcaaggagagcagcgcaaTCCAGCAGACGCTCCACGCCAGacgcaggtgccgctgcgcagcggcatcatAGACAGAGGAGGCAGAAAACTGACCCAGTGCCTGCAGAAAGCCTAGGAGGACATCTTCCTCCACAAAGCCGACAGCTGCCATCTGCTCACCACAGTGGGCAATGACACAGGCAACGCACTCCAAAACTCGCACAAAGCGAAGCGCATCGGTGTTGGTCGGCTGTGTTGGCTGAACAAATCGTGAGAGACGCGACGCTACCTGCATCAAGGTTGGCAGCAGGCGGCTGACGAGCACTGCATCGCCACACCCGCCAGTGCGTGGCCGACTGAAGACGCGTGTGCATCCGTTTACCAACCTCTCCAGCATCACCAGTGTCTCTGCCGTCCAGGTGCATAGCTGCAGCTTGGCGTGCAGGGCTTCCTGCACCATCGCCATTAACTCCTCCATGGTGGCGTAGGTGGTGAAGTTGGACAGTGGAAACGCTGTGACAACAGGAAGcgtgtcgagcagcacaaaCGTGTTTCGGCGATTCGCCTTGGCAAAGGACACCAGACGCCGCAGTGAGTGCTGCCCGGTGGGGCTCATCTCGAGCAGCTCGGCTGCCTCGTTGCCAACCGCACTCTCCAAGATACTCGTGGCCGCCTTGGCGAGACGCAGTTGTTGCTGCACTTGACGGGTAAGGAATGGGGCCAACATCGGCGGCCCCGGCTGGCAAGACAGCACTGACTCAACGGCACACTCGAGTAGCTGTTGTGTCCGCTTACCGAAAAGCCCCGCCGTGTACGTATCAACCCCACTGAGCCACAACAGCTGCCCAAGCGCAGTGGCCAAGTCTGCCATTGTATCCAGCTGTGCGGCAAGGCTGTTGAGGCGCTGGTCGTCACCAGTGCCGAGAAAGAAGCGTgtagcggcggtgccaaCAGGGAAGAGCCGCCGATGCGCCGCGACGACCTCGACGCTTTCGCTGGAGAGGGTGTGGAAGGAGGTCGCCGTGTTCGACAGCTCCCTTTTGGCAcgggcagcagaggcagcagcgagagccgTTGGCACAGCACAGCGGCTCAGAGCGCTGACCTGCGATGTTCGGTGGAGAGTGGTGTGGACGCTGTCGAGCTGACTTCCACATGCCAAACGCTTTGATGCTGTCACTGCGCTCCCGCGCGGAAGGATAACACTGGCGCTGACGTCAGTGTTCTCGCCTAGTGTCAACCTCGTTGCCTGCCGTGCCAACCAGTTGGTTTGGTCATCATAGTCCACTTCGCACCACTCCACATCGTACAGACTGCGCACCcgctgcagagcagcagcgccatggcgAAGCAACTGATCCATGATATCTGTGTAGGGAGCCAGCACCTTGCTACGAGCGCTTGTCGATCCAAACGGCGACAGGGGCACTAGGGTtgagcgtcgctgctgcgttggtGGAGGGGTGGTGCTGTCTCGAGTCGACGTTGTCGATTTGTTGCTGTCATTCACCtctccaccggcaccgctggcagcgcagctgtCCAGTGTGGAGCCAGTCAGCTTCGCCTTGGACAGCTCAAGCGCAACTCTCGCATTCACATAGGCGACAcatgccaccaccagcgttgcctcctcccactcgcCACCCTTGCGGCTAGGGTTCGTCTTTGTCTCATCACCGTCATTGCGCGGCACAAGAGACACAATCTCCTGCACAGGCACAAGCCTTGTCATACCGCTGCACCGAAGTATGTTCAGCGCAAGCGCCTTTTCGTAGAGGGCGGCCTTGTCTGAGCGCACTGTTTCCACGAGCAACTGCATGAGCGGCAGACCTGCTGGTTGTGTTTTTGGCTGGtcaacgctgccgctgtcaacGCCACTGTCCCCACTCCCGCATCGCCCGTCCGCGGCGCCTTCACTAGCGTCGGCGTCCTCGCCAACGTCACGCTTCTCCGGCCCAAACACAAAGAGGAATAGCGCCGGACACCACATGGCCATTGCCTGCACCAACTCCAGTCGCATTGCGTTTGATGGCGACCCCACATTCACCCGCTGCATCTGCAGAATCCGTTGGGTGATAGCCACGACCTCGTTCGGTGAGAGGTGTGAACGAAACATTTGAAGCACGAAGTCGGAGGTGCGGCGGAGAGCGGTTGCGTGCAAGGCTGCCACGAGAAGCTCAGTCACGGCATGATGAATCGGTGCCAAGAGATCTtcgcagagcagctgcaggagtaCCTGCACCACGCTGCGCGAACGacaggcaccaccaccatcacgcATCTCACTCATCACGCTACCGCCACTGATGCGCCCTTGGAGGCCAGACGGTGCAGGAAagaccgccgtcgccactaGTGCAGGTACGTCGTAGAGCAGTACAGCCTTGTAGAgcaaggaggcggcagcgcacacggAGCACCATGTCGACTCCCCGCCCACCATCCAATTTCCTTTGACGTACGCCTTCGCCAAGGTATCGAGCGCCTCGCCGATACGGGCGATAACCTGTGGGAGCTGCGGCACTGTCACACCAGCAAAGAGCGTCGCGTCTTCGGCATGATCCTCTATCAAGGTGAAGATGGCGTGCACTAGCGTAGTGGCTGTCGCTGCACCACTAgaagagcagctgaaggCGCCTGCCGGAATTCCCGCTAGCAGCGAGACAAGACGCCCAGGCTCTGCAGGAGACAACTCATATATGGTACGGCATAGATGTGGATAGAGCTGTAGGCATGCGGTCCAGTCGGCCTCGACATACTCATCGTCCAatcgcagcgctgcccagTGCGACGGGGCCAAGAGGTGTGCCATTACACCCTCCAAAGAGTCCACGGCGGATGCGTAGCGCTGCAGTAAGCGGTACGCGAGTCGCTTCATCCGCAGCGAAGGCCTTGGTGCCTTGAGAATGGTTGTCACCACTTGGTTCGCGAGACTGACAAGATGACAGACGCCAGCCTCTttctcgagctgctgcaacgaGTGCGGAAATTGACACAGGAAGGCGCATAAGAGTGTGGTAGCGGACTCGCAGAGCAGACGCTTCTCGCGATCTTGCACACTCTTCTTCTCGGTGGTGTGAGCGAGGGCGGAGTTGAGAGTGACGCGCAGTCCGTCCATGCACAAAGCAAAAAGGCTGCGGCCCCTTCCGGACGCGGAGTGAGGCGCCTCCGTTGCTTCCGCACCGCCCGCCGGGGCGGCGTTGTTTGCAATCACTGTAGTGCGAGTGGACTGGGAAAGATAAAAGAAGAGACGGAGTTCTCCCAGCGagtccagcagcgacggcagcgccgaggTCACGTAGGCCAGCAGAGACAGATAGAAGACGAAGTTTCGGGGAGAATCAGGATCTGCCTCGCATCGTGCTAGAAAGGATTCCGGGGAATCATCACTCTCGCCCAGCACACCGTCGCCTTCCACAGAGGCGCTATCACTGGTATGAAAAGCGGTGCAGGTGATTCTGTCCTCCCCTCGCTGCTGGTCCGGGAAGCCAGCGTCGTTTCCCGCGCCCGCCGCACCGAGAATGGCGCGCCGCATAAGCGACTCCACCGATGACTCCGTCCGTTGCGTGGAgtgcacacccacccgctGATTCGCACGAAGAGTTGCTCTCGACGATCCTGCTAAGGTCCCCTTTGACGCGCCAGGCGCCGCCACTCTCAACGCGGCCGACTCCCCCTGGGCGTAGGGCAGCTCGTACCGACTGAGAGCGCGATGCAGAAAGCTGACAAGATTCATGTAGCTCTCCGAGTAGGCCGTCCATGTCGGCCCATACACGCTCACAGCGCGACTGATGTGAAGGAGTGCATCAGCCGTACAGTAGTACCACGCGGCCTCCGACATCACAGATAAGAAGCTGTGCATTGCGTATCcatacacccacgcactgATTCGCTTGATGACACaaacggcggtggcgctgtccGTGCAGCTGGCAacgtcggcagcggtgtcaTAGAGGGTAGCCTtgcgcaccacctcgagCACGCGACATTGCCACATCAGTGTCATGTGTGACCATGTCGTTGGAAGAGCTGCCATGAAGGCCATGTGCGCCATGTTTGCCTGCGCGGCAGAACCGAGTTCCAGGTTTAGCAGCGCATCCTCGAGCACCCTGTGGGGAAGACCAGCCGCCTGCAGAATACAAAAcgcagtgagagagacgacacTACGACCCAGGTAGGCTGGCCGATGCGCGGCTGCCCTGACAAGTTCTGCACCCATGTCTCTGTTGACCGCGTACAACGATGCAAGCACCTCTTCAGAGACTACAAGGCTGGATGAAACCTTGTCACTGGAACCCGCAGTCCTCGCATGGTACGCAACTAGGAGCAGAACATCGCAGTAGAGTGAAAGAGCTGCATCTTCGCCTGCTTGCGCGCCGACCAATCCTGCGTGTCCATTACAGCGCAGCCAAAGTGTCTGTACCTGttctgcagctgtggcaaCAAAACGCCCGTCCGTGAGCAAAGTCAGCAGGTGGCCAAAATTGCGCGAGCGCTGATGAGCACGTTGGGATCTCTGCAGAATTGCGCTCAGCACACTTAGGGCCTTTGTCAAGGAAGCGAGCTCGCTCGTCGCAGACGCCTGTTGCGGCCAACCCCCGCCTAAGCGTGTGTCATAGGCGCACTCCTGCGGCGCTGAGCTGGACGACTGTATTGGCAAGGATATGACAGGGCTTTGTAGCTCTGGCAACAACAAAATGGAGCTGCTACTTGAAGCATCGTTCAAGACGGAGTagggtgcagcagcgagtgtTTCCACAATGTAGTCGCTCTCCCCTACGTGGTTCTCCAGAGCGTCGCTGTCCGCCAACCTTCCCAGACGAGGCAGAAGCGCCACTTCCACGCTCGGTGCCCTGACTTCCCGGGAGCTAAAGAGATTCGCCAGCGACTCAAGCACGCTGATCTGGGTGGCCATCTTCCCCACATGCGACGCGCCTGACGTATTTGGCTGCTTCGATGACGCCACGGCGGGGCAGGAGGCAGCATGAGGAACAGACTGCGACGTGTCCACGAACGCAAACGACTGAGACGCAGATGCCGAGGTGGGCTTAGCTGTGCTGAAGAGAGACATGGCGCGTTCTTCTCAAAAATGACAGTAAGTCGAGTTGAACACTGTAACAgtcatgcacacgcacacacagcgctgACAAAAATTAGTGAATAGACAGGTAGGggagcaagaagaagaggaaggcacTGCTGTCGCAGGACCCGAGGAAGTACCCTCTTTTTTCCGCTACAGATCGTTACCAGCAATGCCTGCACACCGCTGCTTGAGGTTCAAGAAGGGTATTTTGACTTCACGTCAACTTGTTTTCCTGTATTGAGACTTGGTTGTATGGGGACGAGTGGAGCGTGGTTGTGCGTCGTTCACCACCACAGACACTGtttcgcttccccccccttgTGCTTAGGTAAGGGCTACGTCGgtaagaagagagaaagggcgCTCTCTTGTTGATATCGACTTGATCGTGGAGCCTCGCTGCCCTGTGCGTGAGTACCCCTCGTGTTTTCTCAGACCTTAAGTTCAGTTTCTTTTTAAATCGTCTTCTGATGTTCTTacggagagaaggaaatgaGTCGAGTCCAGCAACGACGGGGTCCGTGGAAAGCCGACTTGGAGGGTAGCAGTGGCGGTAACACGTTACGTGACTCGCAGGAAGACGAGGAtacaaagagaaaaaaagcgtaCACGTATACATCCACATACAGAGATGAACGCAGGAGAAGGGTGAGCCTGGTGCGACATGACGATGAGGAGAGCGGAACACAGACACCCAGAGGCCGAAGGAGCAATGGTGAAGGGGCAACTACGGTCACATGGTGTACCGTATGCGTCACTCTTTTCGCCACCATTTGAAGAAATGGTTACTCCCAGCTCTGTCGCTTAGGCTTCTTCCTGAAGCTATGAACAAATTTGTATTTTTAAAGTCACATTAGATAACAGGTCTTGATGACGGAGTATtacctcagcgcgtggtctCTCAGGATCTAGCACCCCACCTGctgcaggggggagggcgtcAGGCAGCCCTTTGCCTATTACTGCCAAACCCGAGCCACCACTGGTGGTGACTCGGCCAAGCATCTACAAtgtaggg is from Leishmania panamensis strain MHOM/PA/94/PSC-1 chromosome 35 sequence and encodes:
- a CDS encoding paraflagellar rod component, putative (TriTrypDB/GeneDB-style sysID: LpmP.35.6020), translating into MESVQHSIAPLSSFSWVPAEEASRPGSANVVLHDLAQLDLRFDLIIEEFAIPFHHPLHRIYAIHPLLRDALSPRQLQLLQYGVVAHSEERLVIVAAPPSCGDSGACIAASYEQVFARSMDSTSGVANHPLLPEYTFVVYRLPAEAANGQAHRNDRPEALFRLVFRNIVSQQEMSGLNKAGAPRYRLVAVLTSSVAYYGELQRSIQYCKEWRNNTAAARVCNPPLSGVSSAESASSHTMVPEAVAREVRTASPLSTLCSTLARVLERFSPEETGVEFKGIPSRDVVSCDAAEVATGSVARGPCVVEARDPWAYHYTQEGSRLRRRIDVVQGTSAVLRAWREGEMDATDFLVTRVAESKTCSSNVLFHKSTHPLLSLASQTAPCARLLLLSSRREVSTLFVNNEVTSFLPKGEAYDEAGGKSWGVVYACPGAERLRRWVLQGLVCAEAHQVHAVFLELDPVDLLSPCVELLYEGSDTESVDDVKDEMSVDEARAIFQLRYRRALFLVCQVVMETTERFVRSSGLVWKVTVAVKELGNNKSTLGFKNPKCATAPTCAAETIFTSIPFTSWCREILEVIRNAAAALESTAGLMTLSFPDDSEEAVGNEAAAAEAVSTSSMQTNALVVQPDSSKQAVMCPKESVQGALVLFSRDAAGPAAPMPPCIAARAKVAGVKVSDDTMYPLFKALCAAARQHNALPVSALMDLLLEEWNGGAVKWRHYSPSRLICPLDSCGVPINRSRVQRFLLPFLQVMRGSTGMDGQCTIQQKSPVAADTMNYAQFSMVMLAIAKM
- a CDS encoding ras-like small GTPase, putative (TriTrypDB/GeneDB-style sysID: LpmP.35.6030), whose product is MSNDMLALPKVLLMGLRKSGKSSIQKVVFEGMQPHDSATLATTVQPEKSTVHSNDFVNFEVWDFPGQNDPFDPSNASRYDVNQLLENCGAIVYVLDCRELIDDARARLLDTINAAYRYNPELCIEVFIHKVDALSEDHQADLLASLQRRVEEEAKQLLENVQPLRLNFNLTSIYDHSVFQAFSLVVQKLIKCKMPYITELLQMLNSNSNIDLSYLFLSHSKIYVAVDERNRLKSRTYDLCSDAIEVVVKMSRIYTRAGDSAAAGAKDASADSGHTLAASPANDATTVLTYGSADGYASDVSDLYRGANAVIQLSSEDCIYVRELPSSLTLVLMMKQTHLENRALIDRNVDIFYKAAFDIFNTSAS